One Nostoc punctiforme PCC 73102 DNA window includes the following coding sequences:
- a CDS encoding cytochrome c biogenesis protein, whose translation MTLEDSASKELKWWAIPGQFLRQELLPVLTNLRLAIALLLLIAIFSSTGTVIEQGQSPAFYQANYPEHPALFGFLTWKVIQVVGLDHVYRTWWFLALLILFGTSLTACSFTRQLPALKAAQRWKYYEEPRQFQKLALSAELDNGSLNSLSQLLQKRRYKIFPDREKENILYARKGIVGRIGPIIVHIGIVAILLGGIWGAMTGFMAQEMVASGDTFQVTNIVDAGPLAAQVSKDWSVRVNRFWIDYTPSGGIDQFYSDMSVLNKQGEEVDHKKIFVNEPLRYRGITFYQTDWGIAGVRVQFNNSPIFQLPMALLNTKGQGRIWGTWVPTKPDLSEGVSLLAKDLQGMVLIYDPNGKLVDTVRAGMSTQVNGVKLKILDVIGSTGLQIKADPGIPIVYSGFGLLMLGVVMSYFSHSQIWALQKGDLLYVGGKTNRAQVAFEQEVLEILDRLSSEPKIEEKETAIEV comes from the coding sequence ATGACTTTAGAAGATTCAGCGTCCAAAGAATTAAAATGGTGGGCAATACCTGGGCAGTTCTTACGGCAAGAGCTTTTGCCCGTACTGACTAACTTACGACTAGCGATCGCACTACTGCTATTGATTGCAATCTTTAGCTCCACTGGTACTGTAATTGAGCAAGGTCAGTCACCCGCATTTTATCAGGCTAACTACCCAGAACATCCAGCTTTATTTGGTTTCTTAACTTGGAAGGTAATTCAGGTAGTTGGGTTAGACCATGTATATCGTACCTGGTGGTTTCTAGCATTACTCATCTTATTTGGTACTAGCTTAACTGCTTGTTCTTTTACCCGTCAGTTACCAGCTTTAAAAGCTGCCCAACGCTGGAAATATTACGAAGAACCACGGCAATTTCAAAAATTAGCTTTAAGTGCAGAACTAGATAATGGTTCTCTAAATTCTCTCAGCCAACTATTACAGAAACGCCGCTATAAAATTTTTCCAGATCGAGAAAAAGAAAATATCCTCTATGCCCGCAAAGGAATAGTCGGACGCATCGGCCCAATTATCGTTCATATTGGCATCGTCGCTATTTTGCTAGGGGGAATTTGGGGGGCGATGACTGGGTTTATGGCACAGGAAATGGTTGCTAGTGGCGATACATTTCAAGTCACAAATATTGTCGATGCTGGCCCATTAGCCGCCCAAGTCTCGAAAGATTGGTCTGTGCGCGTCAATCGTTTTTGGATTGATTACACTCCATCTGGCGGCATCGATCAATTTTATTCCGATATGTCTGTCTTAAATAAGCAGGGAGAGGAAGTTGACCACAAGAAGATTTTTGTCAACGAGCCTCTGCGCTATCGGGGCATAACCTTCTACCAAACTGATTGGGGAATTGCAGGTGTTCGCGTCCAATTTAACAATAGCCCAATTTTTCAACTACCAATGGCGCTATTGAACACCAAAGGACAAGGGCGCATTTGGGGAACCTGGGTTCCTACTAAACCGGATTTAAGCGAGGGTGTTTCTTTACTAGCCAAAGACTTGCAAGGGATGGTATTAATTTATGATCCCAATGGTAAATTAGTTGATACAGTCCGTGCTGGTATGTCCACTCAAGTCAATGGCGTGAAGCTGAAAATTCTGGATGTTATTGGTAGCACTGGCTTACAAATTAAAGCCGATCCAGGCATACCAATTGTTTACTCAGGGTTTGGTTTATTAATGTTGGGTGTGGTGATGAGTTACTTTTCTCATTCACAAATATGGGCATTGCAAAAAGGCGATCTCTTATATGTTGGTGGCAAAACTAATCGCGCCCAAGTTGCTTTTGAACAAGAGGTTTTAGAAATTTTAGATCGGCTTAGTTCAGAGCCAAAAATTGAGGAGAAAGAGACGGCTATTGAAGTTTAA
- the pstS gene encoding phosphate ABC transporter substrate-binding protein PstS gives MELKFCISAQLQFKRRVCLLPVIAILLSIVSCTADNKKINRVSLVGAGASFPAPLYERWLSDYNQQNPNVEINYQAIGSSAGVQQLIEGTVDFAASDVGITNEQATKIKRGVIALPMTAGSIVLAYNLASAPQSPPVNPPNGLKLSRQVYVDIFLGKITNWNHPRIAVANPGVNLPNLPIQVVYRTDGSGTTSVLTQHLSAISPEWKSKVAAGKAVAWPVGIGGKGNEGVTALVQQIPGAIGYVEYIYAKQNKLPVAALENKFGNYITPTPESVAQTLELVKLPTDNLIAFINDPTGSQSYPIVTYSWLLTYQQYPNLAKGEALRKFIDWALIEGQKSSLELGYIPLSKKVVLQVQSAANRIAE, from the coding sequence TTGGAACTAAAGTTTTGTATATCTGCTCAACTTCAATTTAAACGACGGGTTTGCCTACTACCCGTAATCGCTATATTGTTGAGTATTGTTTCTTGTACTGCCGATAATAAAAAAATCAATCGTGTTTCTCTTGTTGGTGCTGGGGCAAGTTTTCCTGCGCCTTTGTACGAACGCTGGCTTTCAGATTACAACCAGCAAAATCCCAATGTGGAAATTAACTATCAAGCTATAGGAAGCAGCGCTGGAGTGCAACAGCTGATTGAAGGTACTGTAGACTTTGCAGCTAGTGATGTGGGAATTACAAATGAACAAGCAACTAAGATAAAAAGGGGAGTGATTGCTTTACCCATGACTGCTGGTTCCATAGTGCTAGCTTACAACCTCGCGTCCGCCCCCCAGTCACCTCCAGTCAATCCGCCAAATGGTTTAAAGCTATCACGCCAAGTTTATGTAGATATCTTTCTCGGAAAAATTACGAATTGGAATCATCCGAGAATAGCTGTAGCTAATCCAGGCGTAAATTTGCCCAATCTACCGATTCAGGTTGTATACCGCACTGATGGTAGTGGAACTACAAGTGTGTTGACGCAACATCTAAGTGCTATAAGTCCAGAATGGAAAAGCAAAGTTGCAGCAGGTAAAGCTGTAGCATGGCCAGTAGGAATTGGTGGAAAGGGTAACGAAGGTGTTACTGCCTTAGTTCAACAGATCCCAGGAGCTATTGGCTATGTAGAATACATCTACGCCAAACAAAATAAACTTCCTGTGGCTGCTTTGGAAAATAAATTTGGTAATTATATTACGCCCACACCAGAATCTGTAGCTCAAACCTTGGAGTTAGTGAAGTTACCTACCGATAACTTAATTGCTTTTATCAACGATCCTACAGGTTCACAGTCTTATCCCATCGTTACTTATAGCTGGCTTTTAACTTATCAGCAATATCCAAACCTAGCCAAAGGTGAAGCGCTGAGGAAATTTATTGATTGGGCTTTGATTGAAGGGCAAAAATCCAGTTTGGAACTCGGATATATTCCTTTATCTAAAAAAGTTGTGCTTCAAGTACAATCTGCTGCAAACAGAATTGCAGAATAA